A single region of the Duganella sp. BuS-21 genome encodes:
- a CDS encoding EAL domain-containing response regulator — protein sequence MMNTLPTSAASATTTAAAPCWNGRRVLVVEDSVVQRGYLVGLLRQLNFGQILEAGDGNEALRVLETCAEKPIYLVLTDLEMPGMDGIELTCQLRERRLAENLIVISARDPRLLEIIENMACEDDDFGLLGTLLKPVQLESLTQLLCKGADRPGGCAPAAAPPLPQATLEELAQALTRREFVPYFQPKIAMQNGHLKGVEALARWKHPQRGTLSPAHFIDTLEGHPLMADFTLELVQQVLERILGWQQHGLPPLTVSVNLSADNLADRGFIDRLMARVAASGVAPASLVWEVTETSVMRQLSQALTNMGRLRLAGYGLAMDDFGIGYSSMQQFARCPFTELKIDRAFVNGAAQWPNRLMVLKSALDLGQSLGVATVAEGVETVEDWKLLRDLGCDMAQGYLLAKPMPAEELVGWIRQDRRRLRALAGVE from the coding sequence ATGATGAATACTCTCCCCACCAGCGCCGCCAGCGCCACTACCACTGCCGCCGCGCCCTGCTGGAACGGCCGCCGCGTGCTGGTGGTGGAGGACAGCGTGGTCCAGCGCGGCTACCTGGTGGGCCTGCTGCGGCAGCTGAACTTCGGCCAGATCCTCGAAGCGGGCGACGGCAACGAGGCGCTGCGCGTGCTGGAGACGTGTGCGGAAAAACCGATCTACCTGGTGCTGACCGATCTGGAAATGCCGGGCATGGACGGCATCGAGCTGACCTGCCAGCTGCGTGAACGCCGGCTGGCGGAAAACCTGATCGTGATCAGCGCGCGCGATCCGCGCCTGCTGGAGATTATCGAGAACATGGCCTGCGAGGACGACGACTTCGGTCTGCTCGGCACCTTGCTTAAGCCGGTGCAGCTGGAGTCGCTGACGCAATTGCTGTGCAAGGGCGCCGACCGCCCCGGTGGTTGCGCGCCGGCCGCGGCGCCGCCGTTGCCGCAGGCGACGCTGGAGGAACTGGCGCAGGCCCTGACGCGGCGCGAGTTCGTGCCGTACTTCCAGCCCAAGATCGCCATGCAGAACGGCCACCTGAAAGGGGTGGAGGCGCTGGCGCGCTGGAAGCACCCGCAGCGCGGCACGCTGTCGCCGGCGCACTTCATCGACACGCTGGAGGGCCATCCCCTGATGGCCGACTTCACGCTGGAGCTGGTGCAGCAGGTGCTTGAACGCATCCTGGGCTGGCAGCAGCACGGCCTGCCGCCGCTGACGGTGTCGGTCAACCTGTCGGCCGACAACCTGGCCGACCGTGGTTTCATCGACCGCCTGATGGCGCGCGTGGCCGCTTCCGGCGTGGCGCCGGCCTCGCTGGTGTGGGAAGTGACCGAGACCAGCGTGATGCGCCAGCTGTCGCAGGCGCTGACCAATATGGGCCGCCTGCGGCTGGCCGGCTACGGCCTGGCGATGGACGATTTCGGCATCGGCTATTCGTCGATGCAGCAGTTCGCGCGCTGCCCGTTCACGGAACTGAAGATCGACCGCGCCTTCGTCAACGGCGCGGCGCAGTGGCCCAACCGCCTGATGGTGCTGAAAAGCGCGCTCGACCTGGGGCAGAGCCTGGGCGTGGCCACCGTGGCCGAAGGGGTGGAAACGGTGGAAGACTGGAAGCTGTTGCGCGACCTCGGTTGCGACATGGCGCAGGGGTATTTACTGGCCAAGCCCATGCCGGCCGAAGAGCTGGTGGGGTGGATCAGGCAGGACCGGCGTCGATTGCGCGCGCTGGCCGGCGTAGAGTAA
- a CDS encoding methyl-accepting chemotaxis protein — translation MLSTLQVRSKILILLAVAVAALVTVVLIAFAGMKKQGEMLSEIGDNRMPSVQALLAISEGQTALRSASRAIDAMGMYVEEADGVTHEVKRKQEAWAAIDKAWKIYDALPQTAEEAALWKSFAKQWDTWKQFDAQITEIAGQIARADAAKRKELFVVLHNAIKESRPSFREAEESLNKLVDLNTQYGEDAVKSADTASSAAMKNMYLASGVALALLVVIGLFILNGIMKQLGGDPSYAADIVRQVADGDLRIEVDVKAGDTTSLLAAMKSMIEKLSHVVQEVNNGAEALASASEEVSATAQSLSQAASEQAAGTEQTSASVEQMTASISQNTENAKVTDGIASKAALEAAEGGEAVKSTVAAMQQIAKKISIIDDIAYQTNLLALNAAIEAARAGEHGKGFAVVAAEVRKLAERSQVAAQEIEQVASSSVELAEKAGKLLNEMVPNIRRTSNLVQEITAASEEQSAGVGQINAAVTQLSQTTQQNASSSEELAATAEEMSGQAEQLQQAMSFFKLAGASHMVRVASSPARKPPRLSGGMASSRRMKEVGEPDESHFVKF, via the coding sequence ATGTTATCGACATTGCAGGTACGATCGAAGATTTTAATTTTGCTTGCGGTGGCAGTTGCCGCGCTGGTGACCGTGGTGCTGATCGCCTTTGCCGGCATGAAGAAGCAGGGCGAGATGCTGTCCGAGATCGGTGACAACCGCATGCCGTCGGTGCAGGCGCTGCTGGCCATCAGCGAAGGGCAGACCGCGTTGCGCTCCGCCAGCCGCGCCATCGACGCCATGGGCATGTATGTGGAGGAAGCCGATGGCGTCACCCATGAGGTCAAGCGCAAGCAGGAGGCGTGGGCGGCGATCGACAAGGCTTGGAAGATCTACGATGCGCTGCCGCAGACGGCGGAGGAAGCCGCCCTGTGGAAGAGCTTCGCCAAACAATGGGACACCTGGAAGCAGTTCGATGCGCAGATTACCGAAATCGCCGGCCAGATCGCCCGCGCCGATGCGGCCAAGCGCAAGGAACTGTTCGTCGTTTTGCACAATGCGATCAAGGAAAGCCGACCCTCGTTCCGCGAAGCGGAAGAAAGTCTCAACAAGCTGGTGGACTTGAACACCCAGTATGGCGAGGACGCCGTAAAAAGCGCCGACACGGCGTCGTCCGCCGCCATGAAGAATATGTACCTGGCGTCCGGCGTGGCGCTGGCGCTGCTGGTGGTGATCGGCCTGTTCATCCTGAACGGCATCATGAAGCAGCTCGGCGGCGATCCCTCCTACGCCGCCGACATCGTGCGCCAGGTGGCCGACGGCGACCTGCGCATCGAGGTGGACGTCAAGGCCGGCGACACCACCAGCCTGCTGGCGGCCATGAAGAGCATGATCGAGAAACTGTCGCACGTGGTACAGGAAGTGAACAACGGCGCCGAAGCGCTGGCGTCGGCGTCGGAAGAGGTGAGCGCCACGGCGCAGTCGCTGTCGCAGGCGGCCAGCGAGCAGGCCGCCGGCACCGAGCAGACCAGCGCTTCGGTCGAGCAGATGACGGCGTCGATCTCGCAAAACACCGAAAACGCCAAGGTCACCGACGGCATCGCCAGCAAGGCGGCGCTGGAAGCGGCCGAGGGCGGCGAGGCGGTCAAGTCCACCGTGGCGGCGATGCAGCAGATCGCCAAGAAGATCAGCATCATCGACGACATCGCCTATCAGACCAATCTGCTGGCGTTGAACGCGGCCATCGAAGCGGCGCGCGCCGGCGAGCATGGCAAGGGCTTCGCGGTGGTGGCGGCCGAGGTGCGCAAGCTGGCCGAGCGCAGCCAGGTGGCGGCGCAGGAGATCGAACAGGTGGCGTCGAGCAGCGTGGAACTGGCCGAAAAAGCCGGCAAGCTGCTCAACGAGATGGTGCCGAATATCCGCCGCACCTCCAACCTGGTGCAGGAGATCACGGCGGCGTCGGAAGAGCAGTCGGCCGGCGTCGGCCAGATCAACGCGGCGGTGACGCAGCTGAGCCAGACCACCCAGCAGAACGCTTCCAGCTCCGAGGAACTGGCGGCGACAGCGGAAGAAATGAGCGGCCAGGCCGAGCAGTTGCAGCAGGCCATGTCCTTCTTCAAGCTGGCCGGCGCCTCGCATATGGTGCGCGTTGCGTCTTCGCCGGCACGCAAGCCGCCGCGCCTTTCGGGCGGCATGGCGAGCAGTCGTCGCATGAAGGAAGTCGGCGAGCCGGACGAGTCGCACTTCGTCAAATTCTAG
- a CDS encoding chemotaxis protein CheW, translating into MSSLTVADPPTPVEGPGQGQAQAQYLSLMLGREMFAMGILAVREILEYAGVTVVPQMPAAISGVINLRGAAVPVLDLARRLDRQPSPITKRTCIIVVEVAGEDGPLVIGVLVDAVNAVLDIPGADIEPAPRFGAVKADLLKGIGKVGGRFVLLLDVQHLVSTLHLQEFVAHIP; encoded by the coding sequence ATGAGCAGCTTGACCGTGGCCGATCCGCCCACGCCCGTAGAGGGACCGGGGCAGGGCCAGGCCCAGGCGCAGTACCTCAGCTTGATGCTGGGCCGGGAGATGTTCGCCATGGGCATCCTGGCGGTGCGCGAAATCCTGGAGTACGCCGGCGTGACGGTGGTGCCGCAGATGCCGGCCGCGATCAGCGGCGTGATCAATCTGCGCGGCGCGGCGGTGCCGGTGCTGGACCTGGCGCGGCGGCTTGACCGCCAACCGTCGCCCATCACCAAGCGCACCTGCATCATCGTGGTGGAGGTGGCGGGCGAGGATGGACCGTTGGTCATCGGCGTCCTGGTGGACGCGGTCAACGCGGTGCTCGACATCCCGGGCGCCGACATCGAGCCGGCGCCGCGCTTCGGCGCCGTGAAGGCCGATCTGCTCAAGGGCATCGGCAAGGTGGGCGGCCGCTTCGTGCTGCTGCTCGACGTGCAGCACCTGGTATCGACCTTGCACCTGCAGGAATTCGTAGCGCACATCCCCTAG
- a CDS encoding methyl-accepting chemotaxis protein: protein MFANITVRTKLLTLIGVAVLALLLVVLIAFQGLKQQGEMLAEIGKNRMPSVQALMNINEGKTGIRSANRAADANAMTPENTAEIAQQIKRRAEIFGQIDVAWKIYDALPQTKEEEALWKVFVGAWDTWKRKDADFGNLLTQIQNAEPGKRKELFTALHATLGDNRAAFHEVETNLDKLVDLNVKYGDDAVKQADAASTTAFSSMYTASGAALVVLVVLGLLILRDIMKQLGGDPAYAADIVRLVADGDLRADVQLKAGDTTSLLAAMKSMIDKLSNVVQEVNNGAESLASASEEVSATAQSLSQAASEQAAGTEQTSASVEEMTASISQNTENAKVTDGIASKAALEAAEGGEAVRSTVAAMQQIAKKISIIDDIAYQTNLLALNAAIEAARAGEHGKGFAVVAAEVRKLAERSQVAAQEIEQVASSSVQLAEKAGQLLNEMVPNIRRTSNLVQEITAASEEQSAGVGQINAAVTQLSQTTQQNASSSEELAATAEEMSAQAEQLQQAMSFFKLAGAAHKPLIATSQRRPAKPSRLSANAAARRMPDMNDPDEANFIKF, encoded by the coding sequence ATGTTTGCAAACATTACAGTTCGGACCAAGCTCCTGACGCTGATCGGCGTCGCTGTGCTGGCGTTGTTGCTGGTGGTGCTGATCGCCTTCCAGGGCCTGAAACAGCAAGGCGAGATGCTGGCCGAAATCGGCAAGAACCGCATGCCGTCGGTGCAGGCGCTGATGAACATCAACGAAGGCAAGACCGGCATCCGCTCCGCCAACCGCGCGGCCGACGCCAACGCCATGACGCCGGAGAACACGGCGGAAATCGCCCAGCAGATCAAGCGCCGTGCCGAGATATTCGGCCAGATCGACGTCGCCTGGAAGATCTACGATGCGCTGCCGCAAACCAAGGAAGAAGAAGCGCTGTGGAAGGTCTTCGTCGGCGCGTGGGATACCTGGAAGCGCAAGGACGCCGATTTCGGCAACCTGCTGACGCAGATCCAGAACGCCGAGCCGGGCAAACGCAAGGAACTGTTCACCGCGCTGCATGCGACCTTGGGCGATAACCGCGCCGCCTTTCACGAGGTTGAGACCAATCTGGACAAGCTGGTGGATTTGAACGTCAAGTACGGCGACGACGCCGTCAAGCAGGCCGACGCCGCCTCGACCACCGCTTTCTCCAGCATGTACACTGCGTCTGGCGCGGCGCTGGTGGTGCTGGTGGTGTTGGGCCTGCTGATCCTGCGCGACATCATGAAACAGCTGGGCGGTGATCCGGCCTACGCGGCCGACATCGTGCGCCTGGTGGCCGACGGCGACCTGCGCGCCGACGTGCAGCTCAAGGCCGGCGACACCACCAGCCTGCTGGCGGCCATGAAGAGCATGATCGACAAGCTGTCGAACGTGGTGCAGGAAGTGAACAACGGCGCCGAGTCGCTGGCGTCGGCGTCCGAAGAAGTCAGCGCCACGGCGCAGTCGCTGTCGCAGGCGGCCAGCGAGCAGGCGGCTGGCACCGAGCAGACCAGTGCTTCGGTCGAAGAGATGACGGCATCGATTTCGCAGAACACGGAAAACGCCAAGGTCACCGACGGCATCGCCAGCAAGGCGGCGCTGGAAGCGGCCGAGGGCGGCGAGGCGGTCAGGTCGACCGTGGCGGCGATGCAGCAGATCGCCAAGAAGATCAGCATTATCGACGACATCGCCTACCAGACCAATCTGCTGGCGCTGAACGCGGCGATCGAAGCGGCGCGCGCCGGTGAGCATGGCAAGGGCTTCGCGGTGGTGGCGGCCGAGGTGCGCAAGCTGGCCGAACGCAGCCAGGTGGCGGCGCAGGAAATCGAACAGGTGGCGTCGAGCAGTGTGCAGCTGGCGGAAAAAGCCGGCCAGCTGCTCAACGAGATGGTGCCGAACATCCGCCGCACCTCCAACCTGGTGCAGGAGATCACGGCGGCCTCGGAAGAGCAGTCGGCCGGCGTCGGCCAGATCAATGCGGCGGTGACGCAGCTGAGCCAGACCACGCAGCAGAACGCCTCCAGCTCGGAGGAACTGGCGGCGACGGCGGAAGAGATGAGCGCCCAGGCCGAGCAGCTGCAGCAGGCCATGTCCTTCTTCAAGCTGGCCGGCGCCGCGCACAAGCCGCTGATTGCGACGAGCCAGCGCAGGCCGGCCAAACCGTCGCGCTTGAGCGCCAACGCCGCCGCCCGCCGCATGCCTGACATGAACGACCCGGATGAGGCGAACTTCATCAAGTTTTAG
- a CDS encoding methyltransferase, protein MKRYVLAALATTMLFGATGAALADDALKAAIAAPTRTPDNVKRDVYRHPYETLNFFGIKPNMTVVELAPGGGWYTEILAPYLRNNGKLITGGSDLASPNENERKSAERWLARLSAKPEAYNKVAIGVFSPGRKYELAPPNSVDMVVTFRNIHNWIPLGPEKMKELFGSLYTVLKPGGVLGIEEHRLPASKTQDAEASSGYMHEQYVIKLAEAAGFKLAAKSEVNANPKDTADHKNGVWALPPTLTNKDEDKAKYQAIGESDRMTLKFVKP, encoded by the coding sequence ATGAAACGATACGTACTGGCCGCACTGGCCACCACGATGCTGTTCGGCGCGACCGGCGCCGCACTGGCCGACGATGCGCTGAAAGCGGCGATCGCCGCGCCAACGCGCACGCCGGACAATGTGAAACGCGACGTCTATCGTCACCCGTATGAAACGCTGAACTTCTTCGGCATCAAGCCGAACATGACGGTGGTGGAACTGGCGCCGGGCGGCGGCTGGTACACGGAGATTCTGGCACCCTATCTGCGCAACAACGGCAAGCTGATCACCGGTGGCAGCGACCTGGCCTCGCCGAACGAGAATGAGCGCAAGTCGGCCGAGCGCTGGCTGGCGCGCCTCAGCGCCAAGCCGGAGGCGTACAACAAGGTGGCGATCGGCGTGTTCTCGCCGGGCCGCAAATACGAATTGGCGCCGCCGAACAGCGTCGACATGGTGGTCACCTTCCGCAACATCCACAACTGGATTCCGCTGGGTCCGGAGAAGATGAAGGAATTGTTCGGCAGCCTGTACACGGTGCTGAAACCGGGCGGCGTGCTGGGGATAGAAGAACATCGACTGCCGGCGTCGAAGACGCAGGATGCGGAGGCCAGCAGCGGCTATATGCACGAGCAGTATGTGATCAAGCTGGCGGAAGCGGCGGGCTTCAAGCTGGCCGCGAAGTCGGAGGTGAATGCCAACCCGAAGGACACGGCCGATCACAAGAACGGCGTGTGGGCACTGCCGCCGACGCTGACCAACAAGGATGAGGACAAGGCCAAGTATCAGGCCATCGGCGAGAGCGATCGGATGACGCTCAAGTTCGTCAAACCCTGA
- a CDS encoding TldD/PmbA family protein, which translates to MERRAFLNISSLAMGTMLLPSFGRAIAAEELLKPVDVKFKKALADTAMSAATQAGASYCDVRIGRYLNQFLTTRDLNVENVVNTESAGVGVRVIAGGAYGFAATNDMTPDGVAGAARQAVAIAKANAKLQTEPLILAPVKGVGEVSWATPITKDWRTVAIKEKAELLIAANKAGMDGGASFMQSLLFQVNQQKYFASTDGSYIDQDIHRLWMPFFATAVDQKENKFRTRQGLSAPVGMGYEYLDARPEHKLQAAGGVTTLYTKSYDLIEDARLAGKQAKAKLKAKSVEPGKYDLVLTPEHLWLTIHESVGHPTELDRVLGYEANYAGTSFATLDKWQTKKFKYGSDIVNIEADKTRPGSLGAVGYDDEGVKCKNWDIIKDGILVNYQATRDQAHIIGEKESHGCSYADNWANVQFQRMPNVSLKAGKKKMTPDEMIKDVKKGIYIVGDGSFSIDQQRYNFQFGGQLFYEIKNGKIGQQLEDVAYQSNTQEFWNACVGICDERDWRMGGSFFDGKGQPPQVSIVSHGASTTRFNGINVINTARKIG; encoded by the coding sequence ATGGAACGACGTGCATTCCTCAATATCAGTAGTCTGGCTATGGGCACGATGCTGCTGCCCTCGTTCGGGCGCGCAATCGCCGCCGAAGAACTGCTCAAGCCGGTCGATGTGAAATTCAAGAAGGCCCTGGCGGACACCGCGATGTCGGCCGCCACCCAGGCCGGCGCGTCGTACTGCGACGTGCGCATCGGCCGCTACCTGAACCAGTTCCTCACCACGCGCGACCTCAACGTCGAGAACGTGGTCAACACGGAATCGGCCGGTGTCGGCGTGCGCGTAATCGCCGGCGGCGCCTACGGTTTTGCCGCCACCAACGACATGACGCCGGACGGCGTGGCCGGCGCCGCGCGCCAGGCCGTCGCCATCGCCAAGGCCAACGCCAAGCTGCAAACCGAACCGCTGATCCTGGCGCCGGTCAAGGGCGTGGGCGAAGTCTCGTGGGCCACGCCGATCACCAAGGACTGGCGCACCGTCGCCATCAAGGAAAAGGCCGAGCTGCTGATCGCCGCCAACAAGGCCGGCATGGACGGCGGCGCCAGCTTCATGCAGTCCTTGCTGTTCCAGGTGAACCAGCAGAAGTACTTCGCTTCCACCGACGGCTCCTACATCGACCAGGACATCCATCGCCTGTGGATGCCGTTCTTCGCCACCGCCGTGGACCAGAAAGAAAACAAGTTCCGCACCCGCCAGGGCCTGTCGGCGCCGGTCGGCATGGGTTACGAATACCTGGACGCGCGTCCCGAGCACAAGCTGCAGGCGGCCGGCGGCGTGACCACGCTGTACACCAAGTCCTACGATTTGATCGAAGATGCGCGCCTGGCCGGCAAGCAGGCCAAGGCCAAGCTGAAAGCCAAGTCGGTCGAACCGGGCAAATATGATCTGGTGCTGACGCCGGAACACCTGTGGCTGACCATCCACGAATCCGTCGGCCACCCGACCGAACTCGATCGCGTGCTGGGCTACGAGGCCAACTACGCCGGCACCAGCTTCGCCACGCTCGATAAATGGCAGACCAAGAAATTCAAGTACGGTTCGGACATCGTCAACATCGAAGCCGACAAGACCCGTCCCGGTTCGCTGGGCGCGGTCGGCTACGACGACGAAGGCGTCAAGTGCAAGAACTGGGACATCATCAAGGACGGCATCCTGGTCAACTATCAGGCCACGCGCGACCAGGCCCACATCATCGGCGAGAAGGAATCGCACGGCTGCTCGTATGCGGACAACTGGGCCAACGTGCAGTTCCAGCGCATGCCGAACGTCTCGCTCAAGGCCGGCAAGAAGAAGATGACGCCGGACGAAATGATCAAGGACGTCAAGAAGGGTATCTACATCGTCGGCGACGGTTCCTTCTCGATCGATCAGCAGCGCTACAACTTCCAGTTCGGCGGCCAGCTGTTCTACGAAATCAAGAACGGCAAGATCGGCCAGCAGCTGGAGGACGTGGCTTACCAATCCAACACCCAGGAGTTCTGGAACGCCTGCGTGGGCATTTGCGACGAGCGCGATTGGCGCATGGGCGGTTCCTTCTTCGACGGCAAGGGGCAGCCGCCGCAAGTGTCCATCGTGTCGCACGGCGCGTCCACCACGCGCTTCAACGGCATCAACGTTATCAACACCGCCCGCAAAATCGGCTAA
- a CDS encoding TldD/PmbA family protein, translating into MKFLSQEETKRISDKVLSLTKADQCEVNITGSRKGNIRYARNAVSTAGLIEDTQLVVAVAFGKKQGTATVNEFDEKSLEKAVRRAEDLARLAPENPEFMPTPTKQEYKASETFFQKTADIDPEFRAQVAAYSIENSKKNKLVAAGFFTDGTTFTSIANSNGVFGYQKDTGLDFTLTVRTEDGRGSGWVKRSVGDASKFDARSASDVAIEKALRSVDAKALEPGRYTVILEPAATSDVLAYMFNAFDARSADEGRSFLSKKGGGNRMGEKLFDEQVNIWTDPWDKDVAVLPFDAQTMLARERQDIIKNGKIASLGYSPYWAKKMNQRAIGSPGNIIMAGTNKSTEELIANTKKGILVTRTWYIRMVDPQSLLLTGLTRDGTFYIENGKIKHPIKNFRFNESPVTMLNNIDEIGKPEILSGDESQFQLLVPAMKVRDFNFTSLSDAV; encoded by the coding sequence ATGAAATTCCTGAGTCAAGAAGAGACCAAGCGCATCAGCGATAAAGTGCTGTCGCTGACCAAGGCCGACCAGTGCGAAGTGAACATCACCGGCAGCCGCAAGGGCAATATCCGCTATGCGCGCAACGCCGTGTCGACCGCCGGCCTGATTGAAGATACGCAGCTGGTGGTCGCCGTCGCTTTCGGCAAAAAGCAGGGCACCGCCACCGTCAACGAGTTCGATGAGAAGTCGCTGGAAAAAGCCGTGCGCCGCGCGGAAGACCTGGCCCGCCTGGCGCCGGAAAATCCGGAGTTCATGCCGACGCCGACCAAGCAAGAGTACAAGGCCAGCGAGACCTTCTTCCAGAAGACCGCCGACATCGATCCTGAATTCCGCGCGCAGGTGGCGGCCTACAGCATCGAGAACAGCAAGAAGAACAAGCTGGTGGCGGCCGGCTTCTTCACCGACGGCACCACGTTCACTTCCATCGCCAACTCCAATGGCGTGTTTGGCTACCAGAAGGATACGGGCCTGGACTTCACGCTGACGGTGCGCACCGAAGACGGCCGTGGTTCGGGCTGGGTCAAGCGCAGCGTAGGCGACGCCAGCAAGTTCGATGCGCGCTCTGCTTCCGACGTGGCCATCGAGAAGGCGCTGCGTTCGGTCGATGCCAAGGCGCTGGAGCCGGGCCGCTACACCGTGATCCTGGAGCCGGCCGCCACCTCGGACGTGCTGGCCTATATGTTCAACGCCTTCGACGCGCGTTCGGCCGATGAAGGCCGCAGCTTCCTGTCGAAAAAAGGCGGCGGCAACCGCATGGGCGAGAAGCTGTTCGACGAGCAGGTCAACATCTGGACCGACCCTTGGGACAAGGATGTGGCGGTGCTGCCGTTCGACGCGCAGACCATGCTGGCGCGCGAACGCCAGGACATCATCAAGAACGGCAAGATCGCGTCGCTCGGCTACTCGCCATACTGGGCCAAAAAGATGAACCAGCGCGCCATCGGCTCGCCGGGCAACATCATCATGGCCGGTACCAACAAGTCGACCGAAGAGCTGATCGCCAACACCAAGAAAGGCATCCTGGTCACCCGCACCTGGTACATCCGCATGGTGGATCCGCAATCGCTGCTGCTCACCGGCTTGACCCGCGACGGCACCTTCTACATCGAGAACGGCAAGATCAAGCATCCGATCAAGAACTTCCGCTTCAACGAAAGCCCGGTGACGATGCTGAACAATATCGACGAAATCGGCAAGCCGGAAATTCTGTCGGGTGACGAGTCGCAGTTCCAGTTGCTGGTTCCGGCCATGAAGGTCCGCGACTTCAACTTCACGTCGTTGTCGGACGCGGTGTAA
- a CDS encoding TldD/PmbA family protein, with product MERRSFLKVGAMYGSSLLVPVFGNAIAAEELLNPMAVQFKKSLADAAMNAATKAGATYCDVRIGRYLNQFITTRDLNVEDIVNTESSGVGVRVIAGGAYGFCSTNVMTLDSVADAARQAVAIAKANSRLQSEPVVLAPVKGVGEVAWATPFKKDWRAVPIAEKAELLIAANKAGMDAGANFMRSMLFQVNQQKYFASTDGSYIDQDIHRLWSPFTATAVDKSTNKFRTRDGLSSPASMGYEFFDCKPEHRIKAAGGVTTLYKGAYDLIEDARAAGRQAREKLTAKTVEPGKYDLVLSPEHLFLTIHESVGHATELDRVLGYEANYAGTSFATLDKWKTKNFKYGSDLVNIVADKTTPASLGLVAYDDEGVAAKRWDLIRNGVLVNYQATRDQAAMIGEKESHGCSYADSWSSVQFQRMPNVSLEAGKKKLTPDEMVKDIKKGIYILGRGSYSIDQQRYNFQFGGQLYFEIKNGKIVNQLEDVAYQSNTQEFWNACTALCDERDWRMGGSFFDGKGQPSQVSAVSHGSPTTRFSGINVINTARKIG from the coding sequence GTGGAACGTCGTTCATTTCTAAAAGTAGGCGCCATGTATGGCAGCAGCCTGCTGGTGCCGGTCTTCGGCAACGCCATCGCAGCCGAAGAGCTGCTCAACCCCATGGCAGTGCAGTTCAAGAAGTCGCTGGCCGACGCCGCCATGAACGCGGCCACCAAGGCCGGTGCCACGTATTGCGACGTGCGCATCGGCCGCTACCTGAACCAGTTCATCACCACGCGTGATCTGAACGTGGAAGATATCGTCAATACCGAATCGTCGGGCGTGGGCGTGCGCGTGATCGCCGGCGGCGCCTACGGTTTCTGCTCGACCAACGTGATGACCCTGGACTCGGTGGCGGACGCCGCGCGCCAGGCGGTGGCCATCGCCAAGGCCAACTCGCGCCTGCAAAGCGAGCCGGTGGTGCTGGCGCCGGTGAAGGGCGTAGGCGAGGTGGCATGGGCCACGCCGTTCAAGAAGGACTGGCGCGCCGTGCCGATCGCCGAAAAGGCCGAGCTGCTGATCGCGGCCAACAAGGCCGGCATGGACGCGGGCGCGAACTTCATGCGCTCCATGCTGTTCCAGGTGAACCAGCAGAAGTACTTCGCATCGACCGACGGTTCCTACATCGACCAGGACATCCATCGTCTGTGGTCGCCGTTCACCGCCACGGCGGTGGACAAGTCGACCAACAAGTTCCGCACGCGGGACGGCCTGTCGTCGCCGGCAAGCATGGGCTATGAATTCTTCGACTGCAAACCAGAGCACCGCATCAAGGCGGCCGGCGGCGTGACTACGCTGTACAAGGGCGCTTACGACCTGATCGAAGATGCGCGCGCGGCGGGCCGGCAGGCGCGCGAGAAGCTGACCGCGAAAACGGTGGAGCCGGGCAAGTACGATCTGGTGCTGTCGCCGGAACACCTGTTCCTGACCATCCACGAGTCGGTCGGCCACGCCACTGAACTCGATCGCGTGTTGGGCTACGAGGCCAATTACGCCGGCACCAGCTTCGCCACGCTGGACAAGTGGAAGACCAAGAACTTCAAATACGGTTCGGACCTGGTCAACATCGTCGCCGACAAGACCACGCCGGCCTCGCTCGGCCTGGTGGCCTACGACGATGAAGGCGTGGCCGCCAAGCGCTGGGATCTGATCCGCAACGGCGTACTGGTGAACTACCAGGCCACGCGCGACCAGGCGGCCATGATCGGCGAGAAGGAGTCGCACGGCTGCTCGTATGCGGACAGCTGGAGCAGCGTGCAGTTCCAGCGCATGCCCAACGTGTCGCTGGAAGCGGGCAAGAAGAAGTTGACGCCGGACGAGATGGTCAAGGACATCAAGAAGGGCATTTACATCCTGGGTCGTGGTTCGTATTCGATCGACCAGCAGCGCTACAATTTCCAGTTCGGCGGCCAGTTGTACTTTGAAATCAAGAACGGCAAGATCGTCAACCAGCTGGAAGATGTGGCCTACCAATCGAACACGCAGGAATTCTGGAACGCCTGCACGGCGCTGTGCGATGAACGCGACTGGCGCATGGGCGGTTCCTTCTTCGACGGCAAGGGCCAGCCTAGCCAGGTCAGCGCGGTGTCGCACGGTTCGCCGACGACGCGCTTCAGCGGCATCAACGTGATCAACACCGCCCGCAAGATTGGATAA